From the Echeneis naucrates chromosome 7, fEcheNa1.1, whole genome shotgun sequence genome, the window ACATCCTTTTTTGTACGTGTGCCAGGtattaatgtgtgtctgtgtgtgtagataAGTCTTGCTTTAACAGCCTCTTTAACTACGAGGACATGCAGGAGATCACGCAGCATTTCTCAGTTGTGCATGTTGATGCTCCAGGGCAGCAGGAAAACGCTCCAGTGTTCCCCACTGGGTAACAAAACTACACAACACTGTTCACTGTTCTCTGTTGAgttgaacacacatgcacacacaagtcCTGATGATTATCCAACAGGTAACAGatacacctgtgtgtgtgtgtgtaggtaccAGTACCCCACCATAGATGAGCTGGCTGAGATGCTGCCATCTGTCCTGTCACAGCTCCAGTAAGTCAATAATCTTCCTGCCGATGAAATGCATGATGGGTATTTTGTAGCCAtcttcagatgtgtgtgtgtgtgttgtgtggtcaTCAGGGTGAAGAATGTGATTGGTATCGGGGTCGGCGCTGGAGCCAACATTCTCACCAGATTGGCTGTAAGTGAACACACAAGTGTACCTGAGCTCAGACTCATGTTGTGAGAGGACCCAGTGTCACTGAGGGTTGCTGGTTTGAATCCTGAAGTGCAGGGAAACAACAATTGTACTACTAACTGACGTCCACATCatctcctgctgctgacaatggtgatgattttgtgtttcagctgaatGAGCCCAGTCTGGTGGAGGGTTTGGTTCTGATCAACATTGACCCCTGTGCCAAAGGCTGGATAGACTGGGCTGCTTCTAaggtctctcacacacacacacacacaataacaagTGATTCCAACCAAGTTCTAGTTTATTTGATATTGATCTGAAGATTTATTCTTGACTTTTGACTGATTTCGTAGCCGAATGTCTTTtgcttcagatcagctctagaacaaccCAAACGCATGTGAagaactttctgtgttcaacttttctCTGAGTTAAGTTAAAAGAGGAAACATtcaatgtgtgttttagttAGCTCTTGTTTCGGAGCTCTCTCCGCgattacagagaacagagtctgaactgatcagacagaatcagatgagcCTGAATATGAGGAGaccttttaaaaaagaaaaagcacgaAGTCTTGATGTGGCTGTAAAAGGTGGATggaacaaaaatatgaaaactgtgaaaacagttACATGTTCAGTTGAAGTGGTTTAAATGTGTCTCATCTTATTAAAATGTGATGCTTTTGTTTCCACAGCTGAGCGGCTGGACAAGCAACCAGGTGGACAACATCATGGACATCACTGTCAGCACTGTGAGAGCAAAGTGATGCACTGAGACGCTGCATGTGACGCTGACAGCCCATCAATCTTTACTGATGTCTGGACTTGTTGACCGTTTACAGGACGAGCTGACAGAGAATCAGGAGACCGTCCAGACATACAGACTGCACATCTCTCAGGATATACCACAGGAGAACCTGGCTATGTTCTACAACAGCTACGACAGGTGAAAACAGTTTGATATTATAGGAACAGAAAATCTAATTACCTTTGCTGAGTCAGAGGTGAACATGAAGGTTTTTAGGGGGGTGCTAATTTAATTCAAAAGTGAAATAGCGTCTTTGTACCTTTTCCTTTATTTGGCTGATTGTGTCTTACAGCTCATGAAAACCATAATCCAATGTTTCAGAACACACTTGTTCTGCCAGATGTGTAGAAAcaatgaaggtgatgatgatgtccAGTACCGAACTCTGAGACATAAAATCAGCTGTGACAGATTGAAGAGCTGAAGTAGAAGTCTTATTTCTTTACTGATGTTCGTAAGATCGCATCAGctacacagctgctgctgctaatatACTGAGACACAGTGACAACCCAAAATATAAGATAAGTACTTTCATCCCACGTATGGGAAATTCATCGTTACCAGCAGCAAcagattcaaatcaaatgagatttatttatacagcgccaaatcataacaaagttacaccaaggcactttacacacagaGGGGTATTGTAGTAGTGTTTACACACTTTTTCTACAGAAAGTACAAGAATAGAAAGGAGTAGAAGTACTACAAAaaagtaatgtaaatgtatcATGTCCACTAAAcctgcacttgtgtgtgtgtgtgttagtcgTACTGAGTTGCAGATGGAGCGGCCGGTCTTTGGTCAAAATGAGAACACAGTCACAACACTCAGGTATCAGTTGTTCTGTTACTGCATCACACTTCCTGTTACTCAGTctgactcactgtgtgtgtttgtgtgtctgtgtgtgtctcaggtgtcCTGCTCTGCTGGTGGTTGGAGACACATCGCCTGCTGTTGATGCCGTGGTAAGTGTCTGCAGcactgtttccatgacaaccgCCACTGTGTGTAAGTGATGTCACATTGCagtaatagtgtgtgtgtgtgtgtgtgtggcgccTGCAGGTGGAGTGTAACTCCAGACTGAATCCCACCAAGGCCACGCTGCTGAAGGTACCAGTCTGTACTTGTGTTGTGAGGTGACGTGTGCGTCCTCAGAACTTGTCAAAGCTGCAGAGATCGTTGCTGTGTGATCAGATCAAGTCTGATGGAGAGCGATGACATCATTAAGAGGAGGAAGAGTAAAACACGTTGGAAGAAGGAGCTACACTGAAACCGTCAGCAACATTATAAATGAAACATGTTGACTTCACAAACACACGAGGAAATCAAAGTCGCTGAATTACAGGTTATAGGTAAAGTAGGAGACGCAAGTGTCAGCTGAACgcttgttgtttttcaggtggACTTACCTGTGAGTCAGGAGGCCGACAAAACTTAAACTGACTTTGTAGTCTTTGTCTGGCAGCCATGATGGGCTGTGCTCTTTGCAGCAGACTTGAAGTCTGATTACATCACAAGCAGTAAtgttgtgtttcacattttggtAGCAGACCTGCTTTATTCTGAAGTTTTCAGGAGCTTCTGTTCTCACCTGATGTTTGGTCTCTTGCAGATGGCCGACTGTGGAGGACTTCCTCAGGTGGTCCAGGTGAGTCTAAGTTCATGAATTGATTCAGCGTTGGTTAGAATGAATGGTAGAATTGTCAGACTGCTGACCTGCTGCattaatacaaatattaatgtttacatgaagAACGGGGTCAAACATGTTAATGTCTCAGGCTGGTCATGTGACACTGACAGTTATCGGCATAATCAATGAGCTCAGCCGTCTGTTCTGTTTGCTCCAGGATCATGAAAAATAACGAATGATCAGCACTTCTAACTAAACTTCTTTGTCCTCAGCCTGCAAAACTAGCAGAGGCCTTCAAGTACTTTGTCCAGGGGATGGGCTACGGTGAGTATCAGCTTGACTAACGTGTGTTTACAACTTCCTGTTGGTGTCTCTCGTTTCATGCTTCCTGTTCTTTTGTCTGATGATAAAATGTGTATTAGTTTGAATAATTTTCAACTTAAGGaaattttgtgaaaacagtgtttAAGTCAAGTGTCAAATTGTGCGATTTACAAAATGGCAAAATGAAGTTTAtagatttttggtttttgttcctCGGTTCACTTTAGACTCACGGTACATTAACCTGAGCTGGACAAAAGCATTTACACACTTGTATCAGAGATGttacacaggtgtgtgtgtgtgtgtgtgtgtgtctcctcacaGTCCTGCCTCACTGACTGTAAGTAGCAAGCTGAAGCTGATGGGTTTCCtgaacacactgtgtgtgtgcgtttgtgtgttttatctattaaagtatgttgttttgttcctcaccctccttcctttctcttgGTCTTTGTCTCCTTCAGTCCCTCATGTTCTATTTAACAACctgagcagccaatcaggtATCAggatcttcctcctcatcttcgtctctgtgtggttgtgtgtgtctgcatgccaACGATCAGCCGATcactgattttcttcttctgcagtcaaAGCTCCCAGCAGGCTGTGCAGCATGCCAACACTCGCTCCGTTCACTGCAGACTCTCAGCTGATAAAAGGCAGGAATCTGATGAGACCAACAAAATTATGATTCAGCCTGTTGGCGTAGAGCGACAGGATGAATCATATTTAATCTGACCgtttaaaaaatgtgtaaaatgttacGTCAGTTATAATCCGCGTCAGCTAAAAAGACCAAACTTTCCTGACAGGGTTTAGTTTTTTCAGTCATCAGTCAGATATCTGTCAGATATCTGGTCTGAATAACAACCACTTTAGCAGCCGGTCTGACGGTTAGTGTCCTCGGGTCCAGTCACTGTGAAAATAGCTGCGGCACCAGAACATTAATGTCTCccccagaaccagaaccagaaccagaaccaggactcAGGTTCATGAcaggagaaacacaaaatgatgtttGTTGCGTTCTCATCAGTTGTCTCTGTGCCCCCCAGTGCCCACAGCCGGTATGACCCGGCTGGTCCGGTCCAGAACTCACTCGGCCTCCAGCGTCGGGTCCACAGACAGTCCCACCGCTGACCCCCAGCACACAGCATACACCGTTTAGATGACAGCGTAGGACTGTTCCTGCTGAACGTCTTCTAAAGCAGAATGCAGTAGGTTGGACCTCGTTCTGCAGGATGCTGATTGGTTCGTTTTCCCCTCTTCTGTACGGTTGCCGTGGTGATGCTGTCATATTTATACAGAGTTGTGTTGTCTTTCTACTCTGGACGgttcctgctcctcttcattGGAATCATCTGTAACCTTCACTGAGAATCTGACCTGTCAGCTCAGTATGATGAGCTTCATTAGTTGGTTTTGCAGGATTCTTTTTTCTGCCGTTCTAATAAAgcatgtttatattttcttgtGTGAGAAGTCAGCTCTGGTTCAGTCTGTCCgtctgcagcagaaacagcatttttcctcagttggtgtttttttatttttcatgacttaatatttcagtgtttccttttgtgATCTTCTCTTCAGTAAGCTTGGAGACTTGCACTTTGTGGATTTGATTCCGTTGATGTCCACGTTAATCCTTAATGTGATGAGGCAGGAGAGTAATCTCGGGCGGCAGCATTAAATTGCCAGCAGTGAATCttacagacacaaagagcacaacaaaaataatacacatCCATTTCTACTTTGTGttacagcagtttgtttctgtggaCTGGTTCAGCCGCTGGGccaggccccgccccctccagcTGTAAATCTGGATGGTTCCTCGTGGTGTTTAGTATTTGGTCTCCTTTTGGCTCTTACAggtttttttcctgaaaacatcacagtttgtttctgcagagtgaaatattccattttattctccacagacagcagctgttACTCTGTTACAAATATAACTTTGTGTCGAGGCGTCATCGAGCTTTAGATTTATTAGATGTTTATTGTGAACAACATTTGGATTGAAATAAagttcattattaaaaaaggcAGTTTGACCCGAAGAGcctggaaagtgttttttttttttttttttttttccccatacaATCAGCTTTTTACTGTTATAGTTTATAGAAACTTCTGGGAACAGCAAAGTAAATGAGTGaaccaacaaacaggaaacaacacgCAGTCAGAGCTAAAACGGCAAAAACCTGTTTCCTGTTCTTTGTTAAAACTTAATCTGTCACAGCAGCCCTCCATCAGGACTCCACCCTAAAACCGGCCGCAACCATcagaaaactaaaacacaaagctgctgatCGATGAAGAGAATTTATTCTGCTTATTGAGAGCCAAAATGTCAGCTGACTGAGCTGATCACCTACAGCTCTGCTGGATCTTTGAGACGACTGGAGAGTCCAacgggggtggggggcttcAGCCGgcggaggggtggggggcttcAGCCGAcggaggggtggggggcttcAGCCGGcagcagggggtgggggggcttcaGCCGAcggaggggtggggggcttcAGCCGgcagaggggtggggggcttcAGCTGGCAGCGGGGGGCAGCGTCTTGCTGCAGAGTCGGCCCAGCAGACCGGACATCTGCAGCAGAGAGTTGACACCTTCAGCCACCCGCATGTGAGTGTAACCGATCTCCTGAAGAAACAACATCATCATCGTGAGGCGAGACATTCTGACATCAGATCTGTTTGTGTACTAACACCTGGTGGGACCTGTCAGGGGGCGGAGTCTCCCCTCACCTTGATGAACTCCAGTTTCAGGTACTCAGCCATCTGGTACGTCTTGCAGACCCTGAAGATGTTTCCGATGATGTCCTCTGGAGAGTAGCCCAGCGCCCACAGCTGCTCCACCACCTTGTAGGCCTCATCGATGTTTCCATCCACACAGTGTCCCAGCATGCTTTTCACCAGCAGAGGGTGGGGCTCGTCACACACCTTGAAGACATTCTCACTGTTGATGTAGCCGAAGCCGGAGTTGGTG encodes:
- the LOC115045683 gene encoding protein NDRG3-like isoform X2, whose protein sequence is MEELHDAQLTEIKPLLTGQEHDVETAHGVLHVTMRGVAKGNRPTILTYHDIGLNHKSCFNSLFNYEDMQEITQHFSVVHVDAPGQQENAPVFPTGYQYPTIDELAEMLPSVLSQLQVKNVIGIGVGAGANILTRLALNEPSLVEGLVLINIDPCAKGWIDWAASKLSGWTSNQVDNIMDITVSTDELTENQETVQTYRLHISQDIPQENLAMFYNSYDSRTELQMERPVFGQNENTVTTLRCPALLVVGDTSPAVDAVVECNSRLNPTKATLLKMADCGGLPQVVQPAKLAEAFKYFVQGMGYVPTAGMTRLVRSRTHSASSVGSTDSPTADPQHTAYTV
- the LOC115045683 gene encoding protein NDRG3-like isoform X1; amino-acid sequence: MEELHDAQLTEIKPLLTGQNGTNLQDFDCQEHDVETAHGVLHVTMRGVAKGNRPTILTYHDIGLNHKSCFNSLFNYEDMQEITQHFSVVHVDAPGQQENAPVFPTGYQYPTIDELAEMLPSVLSQLQVKNVIGIGVGAGANILTRLALNEPSLVEGLVLINIDPCAKGWIDWAASKLSGWTSNQVDNIMDITVSTDELTENQETVQTYRLHISQDIPQENLAMFYNSYDSRTELQMERPVFGQNENTVTTLRCPALLVVGDTSPAVDAVVECNSRLNPTKATLLKMADCGGLPQVVQPAKLAEAFKYFVQGMGYVPTAGMTRLVRSRTHSASSVGSTDSPTADPQHTAYTV